In Papaver somniferum cultivar HN1 chromosome 1, ASM357369v1, whole genome shotgun sequence, a genomic segment contains:
- the LOC113361731 gene encoding glycine-rich protein A3-like codes for MGGGKNQHDSSDKTHGSAGAAHGGHSNYPPGHHPLQQGEYCTRWLPLNKGTRLLDTCPNKDTHHKDTHNKYIPTCWISVPYHGDHGHGDSGGMGVMRGILAGGAAAVAAAYGAHQLS; via the exons ATGGGAGGTGGAAAAAACCAGCATGACTCAAGTGACAAGACTCATGGATCCGCTGGAGCTGCACATGGAGGGCATTCAAATTACCCTCCCGGGCATCATCCTCTCCAACAAGGGGAATACTGCACCAGGTGGTTACCCCTCAACAAGGGTACCCGCCTGCTGGATACCTGCCCCAACAAGGATACCCACCATAAGGATACCCACAACAAGTATATACCCACCTGCTGGATATCTGTTCCATATCATGGAG ACCATGGAcatggtgacagtggaggaatgGGGGTCATGAGAGGAATTCTAGCTGGGGGTGCTGCAGCAGTGGCTGCTGCCTATGGTGCCCACCAGTTGTCGTGA